In one window of Polynucleobacter sp. AM-7D1 DNA:
- a CDS encoding pyruvate, water dikinase regulatory protein: MSTQTRIVFIVSDGTGITAENFSQSILAQFEATFKHIRVPFVDSPEKAHDAVSNINQAAVKYGVQPIVFTTLVNPDLNQIVGKANGLILDMFQTFVAPLEQALGVKSTHAMNRLHHNADTEAYKNRIEAINYSLAHDDGQSNKNLAEADVILVGISRVGKTPTSLYLAMQYGMKAANYPLIPEDFERGQLPKDLIPYRNKIFGLMIDAERLSEIRNERRPGSNYAKLENCRYEINEATAMMKKESIPWVATTSKSIEEIATTVLQSIKSDKTILG; the protein is encoded by the coding sequence ATGTCTACCCAAACCCGCATTGTTTTTATTGTTTCAGACGGTACCGGCATTACCGCCGAGAACTTCAGCCAATCGATTTTGGCCCAATTTGAGGCCACTTTTAAGCACATTCGGGTGCCTTTTGTGGATAGCCCTGAAAAAGCGCATGACGCGGTTTCTAACATCAATCAGGCTGCCGTCAAATACGGAGTTCAGCCTATCGTTTTCACCACTTTGGTGAATCCAGACCTTAATCAGATTGTCGGTAAGGCTAATGGCTTGATTCTGGATATGTTCCAGACTTTTGTGGCACCTTTGGAGCAAGCTCTAGGGGTCAAATCGACCCATGCCATGAACCGCCTTCACCACAATGCCGATACCGAAGCCTACAAAAACCGCATTGAGGCTATTAACTACTCCCTAGCCCATGATGATGGTCAGTCAAACAAGAACCTTGCTGAGGCTGACGTCATTTTAGTGGGCATCTCCCGAGTGGGCAAAACGCCAACCAGTCTTTACCTGGCAATGCAATACGGTATGAAAGCAGCGAACTACCCTCTCATTCCTGAAGATTTTGAACGGGGGCAATTACCAAAGGATTTAATCCCCTATCGCAATAAGATTTTTGGCTTAATGATTGATGCTGAACGTTTATCGGAGATTCGTAATGAGCGACGCCCAGGCAGTAACTATGCCAAGCTAGAAAACTGTCGCTATGAAATCAATGAAGCCACCGCCATGATGAAAAAAGAATCTATTCCTTGGGTGGCTACAACGAGTAAATCGATTGAAGAGATTGCCACCACCGTATTGCAATCCATTAAGTCAGATAAAACAATTCTAGGCTAG
- a CDS encoding RNA methyltransferase — protein MKMEFISSKDNSLFKEIRQLQATGPKGQKARFACGQALLEGIHLVQTWVGNPGLKTLITSELGLQNPEIAQAVYDHVEICPDTRVYQLDKGLWDLLSDLVNAPQIAGLLDLPESALNPQKSVATISGDVIILDRIQDAGNVGSILRTAAAAGFTQVIALTGCAHLWSSKVLRAGMGAHRLLDLYEGWSTPQVLSAVTAPLLAATADGELDLFNMPKVLIHPVAWVMGSEGQGVSEDLMAQAKGVSIPIDPRVESLNVSTAAAICLFETVRVRRS, from the coding sequence ATGAAAATGGAATTTATTAGCTCAAAAGACAATTCCCTGTTTAAGGAAATTCGTCAATTACAAGCTACTGGCCCCAAAGGTCAGAAGGCCAGATTTGCTTGCGGTCAGGCTTTGCTGGAAGGCATCCATTTAGTGCAAACCTGGGTGGGTAATCCAGGGCTCAAGACCTTAATTACCTCAGAGTTAGGTTTGCAAAACCCAGAAATTGCGCAAGCCGTTTATGACCATGTAGAAATTTGTCCTGATACTCGGGTTTATCAGCTGGATAAAGGCTTGTGGGACTTGCTCAGTGATTTGGTCAATGCTCCCCAGATTGCGGGCTTACTAGATCTCCCGGAGTCTGCATTAAATCCCCAAAAATCAGTTGCGACGATTTCTGGCGATGTGATTATTTTGGATCGTATTCAGGATGCGGGGAATGTGGGCTCGATCTTACGCACTGCTGCAGCGGCTGGCTTTACTCAAGTCATTGCATTAACGGGTTGTGCCCATCTTTGGTCAAGCAAAGTATTGCGTGCTGGGATGGGCGCACATCGTCTGCTAGATCTGTATGAGGGTTGGTCAACCCCGCAAGTGCTGAGCGCGGTAACAGCGCCTTTACTCGCTGCTACTGCCGATGGTGAGCTTGATCTCTTCAATATGCCTAAGGTATTGATTCATCCAGTTGCTTGGGTGATGGGAAGTGAAGGGCAGGGCGTTTCTGAAGACCTGATGGCTCAAGCCAAGGGCGTATCCATTCCGATTGATCCAAGAGTTGAATCCCTGAATGTTTCTACGGCAGCAGCGATCTGCTTATTTGAAACGGTTCGAGTGCGCCGTAGTTAA
- the rnhB gene encoding ribonuclease HII, translating to MSMIWVCGIDEAGRGPLAGAVVAGAVVLDPENPIAGLKDSKKLSAARREFLFEQIQLKAKAWGIGEASPAEIDEINILQATMLAMRRAIEDLTTRLGGWPDKALIDGNRCPELPISAEAIVKGDTKEPAISAASILAKVTRDRQMMALHELHPQYGFAQHMGYPTEAHFAALKEFGACDQHRRSFSPVRNVLALHS from the coding sequence GTGAGCATGATTTGGGTATGTGGTATTGACGAGGCTGGGCGTGGCCCATTAGCGGGGGCGGTTGTTGCCGGCGCTGTTGTTCTTGATCCCGAGAACCCTATTGCTGGATTAAAAGATTCTAAGAAGTTATCAGCCGCCAGACGCGAGTTTCTGTTTGAGCAAATTCAGCTCAAGGCAAAAGCCTGGGGTATCGGCGAAGCGAGTCCAGCTGAGATTGATGAGATTAATATTTTGCAAGCGACGATGCTCGCAATGCGCCGTGCAATTGAAGATCTCACCACACGTTTGGGTGGCTGGCCAGATAAAGCTCTAATCGATGGCAATCGCTGTCCTGAGCTTCCAATCTCAGCAGAAGCTATTGTGAAGGGTGATACCAAAGAGCCGGCGATTTCAGCAGCATCAATCTTGGCTAAAGTCACGCGTGATCGTCAAATGATGGCCTTACATGAGTTACATCCCCAGTATGGCTTTGCTCAACATATGGGATATCCAACAGAAGCGCACTTTGCTGCTCTTAAAGAGTTTGGCGCCTGCGATCAGCATCGTCGGAGCTTTTCCCCTGTTCGCAATGTCTTAGCTCTGCATAGCTGA
- the lpxB gene encoding lipid-A-disaccharide synthase yields the protein MTLLPPLHAALFDRVNRVSKLACVAGEPSGDLLAAPVLSALKQIPDTSNLVVYGIGGPRMQEQGLRSDWPMETLSVRGYVEAIKQLPAILKLRKELISNLTGEGRPDVYLGIDAPDFNLGVELALRKAGIPTLHFVSPSIWAWRAGRITKIKQAVERMLCIFPFETEIYERAGISATYVGHPLASEIPLEPNPVMAKQRIEKILSLPVNTLNGIVVSVLPGSRGSEIELIAPVFFETMAELTKLMPGQAIHFVIPVATPRLREPLEAQLKNTLDKNPDLKIYLIDGEADAVLEAADVVLIASGTATLQAALWKKPMVISYKVPWLTAQIMKRQGYLPYVGLPNILCGEFVVPELLQDDATPNKLADALVDWLNKPNKVAQLKTRFAEMHETLRRPTGLLVAQAVAQTITASKNRTTV from the coding sequence ATGACTTTATTGCCGCCTCTACACGCGGCATTATTCGATAGAGTCAATCGAGTGTCCAAACTTGCTTGTGTTGCCGGAGAGCCCTCGGGCGACTTGCTGGCAGCGCCAGTATTGAGTGCGCTAAAGCAGATCCCTGATACTTCTAATCTAGTGGTTTATGGCATTGGTGGCCCTCGTATGCAGGAGCAAGGTCTGCGCTCAGATTGGCCAATGGAGACACTCAGTGTTCGCGGTTACGTTGAGGCTATTAAGCAACTGCCCGCCATTCTAAAACTACGTAAGGAGCTCATCAGCAATCTCACTGGTGAAGGTCGCCCTGATGTGTATTTGGGTATTGATGCGCCGGATTTCAATTTGGGTGTCGAGTTAGCTTTGCGTAAAGCAGGCATTCCAACTTTGCACTTTGTTTCTCCTTCGATTTGGGCTTGGAGAGCAGGGCGTATTACGAAGATTAAGCAAGCAGTAGAGCGCATGCTCTGCATCTTTCCCTTTGAAACTGAGATTTATGAACGTGCTGGCATTAGCGCAACTTATGTTGGTCATCCTCTAGCAAGTGAGATTCCGCTAGAACCAAATCCAGTAATGGCTAAGCAAAGGATAGAAAAAATCCTAAGCCTGCCAGTCAATACATTAAATGGAATCGTGGTTTCTGTTCTACCGGGTAGTCGCGGTTCAGAAATTGAACTTATTGCACCCGTCTTTTTTGAGACGATGGCAGAGCTCACGAAGCTGATGCCGGGCCAGGCGATTCATTTTGTTATTCCGGTTGCTACACCGCGCTTACGAGAGCCGCTTGAGGCGCAATTAAAAAATACCCTAGATAAAAATCCTGACCTCAAAATTTATCTGATTGATGGTGAGGCTGATGCAGTACTTGAGGCTGCCGATGTCGTCCTCATTGCCAGTGGTACTGCAACATTGCAGGCTGCACTCTGGAAAAAGCCGATGGTGATCTCCTACAAGGTACCTTGGTTAACCGCACAGATTATGAAGCGACAGGGTTACTTGCCCTACGTGGGTTTACCGAATATTCTCTGTGGCGAGTTCGTTGTCCCCGAGCTTCTGCAAGATGATGCGACTCCAAACAAATTAGCTGATGCCTTAGTCGATTGGTTAAATAAGCCCAATAAAGTTGCCCAGCTAAAAACCCGTTTTGCAGAAATGCACGAGACCTTGCGTAGACCAACAGGTTTATTGGTTGCGCAGGCTGTGGCACAAACAATTACTGCTAGTAAAAATCGGACCACTGTGTGA
- the lpxA gene encoding acyl-ACP--UDP-N-acetylglucosamine O-acyltransferase produces MTRIHASAVVDSKAEIASDVEIGPYSVIGPNVKIGAGSKIGSHTVIEGYTTIGKENNFAHFAAIGGAPQDMKYRGEPTQLIIGDRNTIREFTTIHTGTSQDEGITRIGDDNWIMAYVHIAHDCQIGNHTIFSSNAQIAGHVKVSDWAIMGGMSGVHQFVRIGQHAMLGGASALVQDIPPFVIAAGDKASPHGINVEGLKRRGFSSETISALRQAYKVLYKDSLSFEEAKVEIQKMALASVSDAATAEKLTEFHDFIAASTRGIIR; encoded by the coding sequence ATGACTCGGATTCATGCATCCGCTGTAGTTGATAGCAAGGCTGAGATCGCTAGTGATGTAGAGATTGGTCCATATTCTGTTATTGGACCAAATGTCAAAATTGGCGCTGGCAGTAAGATTGGTTCGCATACTGTGATCGAGGGTTACACCACGATCGGTAAAGAGAATAATTTTGCACACTTTGCGGCTATTGGTGGCGCCCCTCAGGATATGAAATACCGTGGCGAGCCAACACAACTCATTATTGGTGACCGCAATACGATTCGTGAGTTCACGACTATCCATACTGGTACATCTCAGGATGAAGGTATTACCCGCATTGGTGATGACAACTGGATCATGGCATATGTGCACATTGCGCATGACTGCCAAATCGGCAATCACACGATTTTCTCGAGCAACGCGCAAATTGCTGGTCATGTGAAGGTAAGTGACTGGGCAATCATGGGTGGCATGTCAGGCGTGCATCAGTTTGTCCGTATCGGCCAACACGCTATGTTGGGTGGTGCTTCTGCGTTAGTACAAGACATTCCACCATTTGTGATTGCTGCAGGTGATAAGGCTTCTCCACATGGCATTAATGTGGAAGGGCTGAAGCGCCGTGGTTTCTCCAGTGAAACGATTTCTGCGCTGCGTCAGGCGTATAAAGTTCTCTACAAGGATAGCCTAAGTTTCGAAGAGGCTAAGGTAGAGATTCAGAAGATGGCTCTGGCTAGCGTATCTGATGCCGCTACTGCAGAGAAGCTAACAGAATTCCATGACTTTATTGCCGCCTCTACACGCGGCATTATTCGATAG
- the fabZ gene encoding 3-hydroxyacyl-ACP dehydratase FabZ produces MSKPIAIDINQILKLLPHRYPFLLVDRVLEIEPRQSITALKNVTMNEPFFQGHFPDFPVMPGVLIIEALAQTAALLTFSEVREENAIYYFAGIDGARFKKPVLPGDQLIMTAKLERERAGIYKFQVQATVDGELAAEANITCAVRTKGA; encoded by the coding sequence ATGAGCAAACCCATCGCTATCGACATCAATCAAATTTTGAAGTTGTTGCCTCATCGCTATCCATTTTTATTGGTTGATCGCGTGTTAGAGATTGAGCCTCGTCAGAGTATTACTGCGCTTAAGAATGTCACCATGAACGAGCCATTCTTTCAGGGGCACTTTCCAGATTTTCCGGTAATGCCAGGCGTTCTAATTATTGAGGCGCTTGCTCAAACCGCTGCACTTCTGACCTTTTCAGAAGTACGCGAAGAAAATGCCATTTACTATTTTGCCGGTATTGATGGTGCCCGATTTAAGAAACCAGTATTGCCTGGTGACCAGCTGATCATGACAGCTAAGCTAGAGCGTGAACGAGCTGGTATATACAAGTTTCAAGTGCAAGCCACTGTTGACGGTGAACTTGCTGCTGAAGCAAATATTACTTGTGCTGTTCGTACGAAAGGCGCGTAA
- the lpxD gene encoding UDP-3-O-(3-hydroxymyristoyl)glucosamine N-acyltransferase, producing the protein MPTAIELAEQFQVSLVGDGSLVLQGLAPLERAQVSQISFLSNPLYRQQASDSAAGGLIVNQADADFLQANPGSNSVGRVYFVSKNPYATFARMAQHFAKASAPIYAPGVHSSAAVDPSVNIPDSCHIGPFVQIGPGVKLGERVSLLGNTSVARNSAIASDTLIYPNVSIYSETTIGERCIIHSGAVIGADGFGFAPDFSATGAEWVKIPQTGAVVIGNDVEIGASTTIDRGAMSDTIIGSGTKIDNQVQIAHNVVVGNCCVIAGCAAISGSTKIGNFCIIGGAANFAGHLTIADKTTVSGNTSIIRSITEPGQHYTGVYPSMLHGAWEKNAAILRGLDKIRQRLRLLDKSK; encoded by the coding sequence ATGCCCACCGCCATCGAGCTGGCCGAACAGTTTCAAGTAAGCTTGGTGGGGGATGGCTCCCTCGTGCTTCAGGGTCTCGCTCCTCTCGAGCGAGCCCAAGTCAGCCAGATTTCCTTTCTCTCAAATCCGCTATACCGTCAACAGGCTAGTGATAGTGCTGCTGGTGGATTGATTGTTAATCAAGCTGACGCAGACTTCCTTCAGGCAAATCCCGGAAGCAACTCAGTGGGGCGCGTGTATTTTGTTTCCAAAAATCCCTACGCTACTTTTGCCAGAATGGCGCAGCATTTTGCGAAAGCATCTGCGCCAATTTATGCTCCTGGTGTGCACTCAAGTGCCGCAGTAGACCCATCTGTAAATATCCCAGATTCATGTCATATCGGACCATTTGTACAAATTGGCCCTGGCGTGAAATTGGGTGAGCGTGTTAGCTTATTAGGCAATACTTCAGTTGCTAGAAATTCCGCCATTGCAAGCGACACTTTAATTTACCCCAATGTCTCGATTTATTCGGAGACTACTATTGGTGAGCGTTGCATTATTCACAGTGGTGCTGTGATTGGTGCAGACGGCTTTGGTTTTGCTCCTGATTTTTCTGCAACCGGCGCCGAGTGGGTCAAGATTCCTCAAACTGGTGCTGTAGTGATTGGTAATGATGTTGAGATTGGTGCGTCTACGACGATTGATCGTGGCGCCATGAGTGACACCATCATAGGTAGTGGAACTAAGATTGATAACCAAGTTCAGATCGCCCATAACGTGGTGGTGGGTAACTGTTGTGTGATCGCGGGTTGCGCAGCTATCTCAGGTAGCACCAAAATTGGTAACTTCTGCATTATTGGCGGTGCGGCTAATTTTGCAGGTCATCTCACTATTGCTGATAAAACTACGGTTTCTGGAAATACCTCGATTATTCGTTCTATTACCGAGCCAGGCCAGCATTACACAGGCGTTTATCCTTCAATGCTACATGGCGCCTGGGAGAAAAATGCTGCCATTTTGCGCGGCCTCGATAAAATACGTCAACGCTTACGATTATTAGATAAATCTAAATAA
- a CDS encoding OmpH family outer membrane protein, which translates to MKLRQSSKWIQYGLIAVSSLIALPQAFAQDAGTRVAAVNVEKVFNESDMAKASQTKLQNEFMKRQNEIRSSAERIKAAAEKLDRDSAVMSEADRVRRQRELADQDRELQRKQREYTEDLNQRNFEERAKIAEKANQALKQIADQRKIDVIIQDPAYANPKVDVTDDVIKALNSLK; encoded by the coding sequence ATGAAGCTTCGTCAATCTTCAAAATGGATTCAATACGGCTTAATTGCTGTTTCTTCACTAATCGCTTTGCCTCAGGCATTTGCGCAAGATGCCGGCACTCGTGTTGCAGCTGTGAACGTTGAAAAAGTATTCAACGAATCGGATATGGCTAAAGCAAGTCAGACTAAGTTGCAAAATGAGTTTATGAAGCGTCAGAATGAGATTCGTAGTAGCGCTGAAAGAATTAAAGCTGCAGCAGAAAAATTAGATCGCGACTCAGCAGTGATGTCTGAGGCGGATCGTGTTCGTCGTCAGCGCGAGCTGGCTGACCAAGATCGTGAACTGCAGCGCAAACAACGTGAGTACACGGAAGATCTGAATCAGCGTAATTTTGAAGAGCGCGCCAAGATTGCTGAAAAAGCAAATCAAGCCCTCAAGCAAATTGCTGACCAAAGAAAAATTGATGTCATTATTCAAGATCCAGCCTATGCCAATCCTAAGGTTGATGTAACTGATGATGTCATCAAGGCTTTGAATAGTCTCAAGTAA
- the bamA gene encoding outer membrane protein assembly factor BamA produces MIPSFRSLTRFIAQVVLIVAAGFCINAQAADTFVIKDIRIEGLQRVEPGTVFSYLPVQVGDTFTEEKSAEAIKALYSTGFFRDVQIQAQGNVLIVIVEERPTISRIEFTGMKEFDVEVVRKSLKAVGVAEARFYDKALIDKAEQELKRQYVGKGMYAAEVVATVTPVERNQVAIYFNIDEGPVAKIQEINFIGNKVFSESTLKSQMQLKTGGWLSWYSKDNLYSKQKLTADLENIRSYYLNRGYLEFVIESTQVSITPDKKGIYLTISIREGNKFTVKDVRLAGDLLGKEAELIQLVSLKPGDTFSSAKLTESTKAIAEILGSYGYAFATINPQPDIRRELSEVDLTLVVDPGRRVYVRQVNVTGNAKTRDLVIRREMRQFESAWFDSEKIDLSKKRLGRLGYFTETDVSTQDVPGSADQVDVNVKVTEKPTGAITLGAGFSSTEKLILSAGINQENAFGTGTAVGLNFSLGKINQSLALSNYDPYFTEDGISRFTDLYYRSSKPLYYTGDPDYQIKSVGSNIKFGVPYTEVDRVFFGTGFEVFQIQSSINTPTPYLNYMQDYGIAAPGYPATLNTYNVPITIGWSRDGRDSTLIPSTGSLQQLNAELGTPVGNMMFYRLFGQYQKYHSFSKGNILSFNGEVGYGEAYGKYPFPITKNYYVGGIGSVRGYAPGSLGPTYVNTYTGLNQPTGGQSKIVSNVEYTVPVPGSGVDKTLRVFGFVDGGNVYNENINLVLRYSYGLGLSWISPLGPLKFSYGIPIKSLPTDNIQRLQFQVGTAF; encoded by the coding sequence TTGATACCTTCTTTTCGCTCCCTAACTCGATTTATTGCTCAAGTCGTTCTGATTGTTGCGGCAGGTTTTTGTATAAACGCACAAGCAGCCGATACCTTTGTCATTAAAGATATTCGAATCGAAGGCTTGCAGCGAGTGGAGCCAGGCACTGTATTTAGCTACCTTCCAGTTCAGGTAGGCGATACCTTTACCGAAGAGAAGAGTGCTGAGGCCATTAAGGCACTCTACAGCACTGGCTTTTTCCGAGATGTGCAAATTCAGGCTCAGGGTAATGTTTTGATTGTGATCGTTGAAGAGCGTCCTACTATTTCCCGGATTGAATTTACTGGCATGAAGGAGTTTGATGTAGAGGTAGTTCGGAAGTCACTCAAAGCCGTTGGGGTTGCTGAAGCTCGTTTCTATGACAAGGCTTTGATTGATAAAGCTGAACAAGAACTGAAGCGCCAGTATGTTGGTAAAGGTATGTATGCAGCTGAAGTAGTTGCAACCGTTACCCCAGTAGAGCGTAATCAAGTGGCGATTTATTTCAATATCGATGAAGGTCCTGTAGCTAAGATCCAAGAGATCAATTTTATTGGCAATAAGGTGTTCAGTGAGAGCACCCTTAAGAGCCAGATGCAGTTGAAAACTGGTGGCTGGCTTTCTTGGTATAGCAAAGACAATTTGTATTCCAAGCAAAAGCTCACGGCCGACTTGGAGAATATTCGCTCCTACTATCTCAATCGTGGTTACCTTGAGTTTGTTATTGAGTCCACCCAGGTTTCTATTACCCCTGATAAAAAAGGCATCTATCTGACAATTAGTATCCGTGAGGGTAATAAATTCACAGTAAAAGATGTGCGTTTAGCTGGTGACTTATTGGGCAAAGAGGCTGAGTTAATTCAGTTGGTAAGTCTTAAGCCTGGCGACACCTTCTCATCTGCTAAGTTGACTGAGAGTACTAAAGCGATTGCTGAAATTCTAGGTTCATATGGTTATGCGTTTGCAACCATCAATCCACAACCAGACATTCGTCGTGAACTAAGTGAAGTGGATTTGACTCTGGTGGTTGATCCAGGTCGTCGCGTCTATGTTCGTCAAGTCAATGTTACCGGTAATGCCAAGACTCGTGATCTAGTAATTCGTCGCGAGATGCGCCAGTTTGAAAGTGCCTGGTTCGACAGTGAAAAGATTGATTTATCGAAAAAACGTTTGGGCCGCTTGGGTTATTTCACGGAGACTGATGTATCTACGCAAGATGTTCCAGGATCTGCTGATCAGGTTGACGTGAACGTGAAGGTCACCGAGAAGCCAACTGGCGCAATTACTCTGGGTGCCGGTTTCTCATCCACTGAGAAGTTGATTCTTTCTGCTGGTATTAATCAAGAGAATGCCTTCGGTACTGGTACGGCAGTGGGCTTGAATTTCTCCCTCGGTAAGATTAATCAAAGTTTGGCTTTATCAAACTATGACCCTTACTTCACTGAGGATGGTATTAGCCGCTTCACCGATTTGTACTACCGCTCATCTAAGCCGCTGTACTACACCGGTGACCCTGATTACCAAATTAAATCTGTTGGTTCGAATATCAAGTTTGGCGTTCCCTACACCGAAGTAGATAGAGTCTTCTTCGGTACTGGATTTGAAGTATTCCAAATCCAATCCAGTATTAATACGCCAACACCATATTTGAATTACATGCAGGACTATGGCATTGCTGCCCCAGGCTATCCTGCAACACTCAATACTTACAACGTTCCAATCACAATTGGTTGGTCACGTGATGGTCGAGATAGCACGCTGATTCCATCAACAGGTTCCTTGCAGCAGCTGAATGCTGAATTAGGTACACCGGTTGGAAATATGATGTTCTATCGTTTGTTTGGTCAGTATCAAAAATATCACTCCTTCTCAAAGGGCAATATCCTGTCCTTTAATGGTGAAGTTGGTTATGGTGAGGCATACGGCAAGTACCCATTTCCGATTACCAAAAACTACTATGTGGGTGGAATTGGATCTGTTCGAGGCTATGCTCCAGGATCACTTGGACCTACCTACGTCAATACCTATACCGGCCTGAATCAACCTACCGGCGGTCAGTCCAAAATTGTCAGCAACGTTGAGTACACCGTCCCAGTTCCTGGGTCTGGCGTTGATAAAACCCTCCGCGTATTTGGTTTCGTAGACGGCGGTAACGTTTATAACGAAAACATCAATCTCGTCTTGCGATATTCTTATGGCTTAGGTTTATCATGGATATCACCACTGGGCCCGCTAAAATTCAGTTACGGTATTCCAATCAAGTCGTTACCAACGGATAATATTCAGCGTTTGCAGTTCCAAGTTGGTACAGCGTTTTAA
- a CDS encoding RIP metalloprotease, producing the protein MQALITLASFLVTLGVLVSFHEYGHFLAARLCGVKVLRFALGFGKPLFTFRASSGTEWVVASIPLGGYVKLLDGRDGQQNISAQDRSQSFDVKPLWQRSVIVAAGPFANFLLAVILFSIIYVTGVPQLPAKLQAPPEQSIAAKLGVAAGDQVIGWQSLPSDYSGAPILEEFDPVPSWNALRWQLLDAVTGEQGFALEMRDASGGRHIKSFRQGDLPPVTPESDPLKALGLFPQITPPAEWNQLKLGPIDALSFASQRVYLITKVSMRLMLGLLTGKTTLKQLGGPLSIADMAGKSAQVGWQPFVAFLALMSISIGLLNLVPLPMLDGGQLLYDAWELVAGKRISLSLQEKLQKVGFLLLIALSLLALFNDLQRYLSP; encoded by the coding sequence GTGCAGGCCTTAATTACTCTTGCTTCATTCTTGGTCACTTTAGGTGTGCTGGTCAGCTTTCATGAATATGGTCATTTTTTAGCAGCCCGTTTATGTGGTGTCAAAGTACTTCGTTTTGCCTTAGGTTTTGGCAAGCCATTATTTACTTTTCGCGCCAGTAGCGGTACCGAGTGGGTTGTAGCTTCTATCCCCTTGGGCGGCTATGTCAAATTATTGGATGGCCGAGATGGTCAACAAAATATTTCAGCGCAGGATCGATCTCAGTCCTTTGATGTAAAGCCGCTCTGGCAACGATCTGTCATTGTGGCTGCTGGACCATTTGCCAATTTCCTCTTGGCAGTCATTTTATTTTCGATCATTTACGTCACAGGCGTGCCTCAGTTGCCAGCAAAACTGCAGGCTCCCCCTGAGCAATCGATTGCTGCCAAACTAGGGGTAGCAGCGGGTGATCAAGTGATTGGTTGGCAATCGCTGCCATCTGACTATAGTGGCGCCCCAATTCTTGAAGAGTTTGATCCCGTCCCAAGTTGGAATGCTCTGCGTTGGCAGCTATTGGATGCCGTAACTGGAGAGCAGGGCTTTGCCCTAGAAATGCGGGATGCCTCTGGTGGGCGCCATATTAAATCCTTTAGGCAGGGTGATTTACCCCCGGTAACACCAGAATCGGACCCACTAAAAGCATTAGGCTTATTTCCCCAGATCACCCCGCCTGCAGAGTGGAATCAGCTGAAATTGGGTCCGATTGATGCCCTGAGCTTTGCTAGTCAGCGGGTCTATTTGATCACCAAGGTCTCTATGAGGCTAATGCTTGGTTTATTGACCGGCAAAACGACCTTAAAGCAGCTGGGTGGACCCTTGAGTATTGCGGATATGGCTGGGAAGTCAGCCCAGGTGGGCTGGCAGCCATTTGTAGCCTTTTTGGCCCTCATGAGTATTAGCATTGGACTCTTGAATTTAGTGCCTTTACCAATGCTAGATGGGGGTCAGCTCCTGTATGATGCATGGGAGTTGGTTGCTGGTAAGCGAATTTCATTATCTCTGCAGGAAAAGCTCCAAAAAGTGGGTTTTTTGCTGCTGATAGCCCTTTCCTTGCTGGCCTTGTTTAACGATTTGCAACGCTACCTTTCACCTTGA